A section of the Carya illinoinensis cultivar Pawnee chromosome 12, C.illinoinensisPawnee_v1, whole genome shotgun sequence genome encodes:
- the LOC122289458 gene encoding lon protease homolog 2, peroxisomal-like, producing the protein MAQSVELPSRLAILPFRNKVLLPGAIIRIRCTSPSSVKLVEQELWQREEKGLIGILPVRDTAETTTAIGPVVSQGVGSDSGERSSRVHVGASDSHSLDAKNQQENIHWHNRGVAARALHLSRGVEKPSGRVTYIVILEGLCRFSVQELSTRGTYYTARISPLEMTKAEMEQVEQDPDFMTLSRQFKAAATELISVLEQKQKTGGKTKVLLETVPVHKLADIFVASFEISFEEQLSMLDSVDLKVRLSKATELVDSHLQSIRVAEKITQKVEGQLSKSQKEYLLRQQMRAIKEELGDNDDDEDDVAALERKMQSAGLPSNIWKHAQRELRMLKKMQPLQPGYNSSRVYLELLADLPWQKASEEHELDLKAAKQHLDSDHYGLVKVKQRIIEYLAVRKLKPDARGPVLCFVGPPGVGKTSLASSIAAALGRKFVRISLGGVKDEADIRGHRRTYIGSMPGRLIEGLKRVAVCNPVMLLDEIDKTGSDVRGDPASALLEVLDPEQNKTFNDHYLNVPFDLSKVVFVATANRLQPVPPPLLDRMEVIELPGYTPEEKLKIAMRHLIPRVLEQHGLSSDFLQIPEAMVKLVIQRYTREAGVRNLERNLAALARAAAVRVAEQEQTVPLSKDVHQLASPLLENRLAEGGEVEMEIIPMAVNNHEISNEFRIASPLVVDEAILEKVLGPPRFDDREAAERVSTPGVSVGLVWTAFGGEVQFVEATAMVGKGEMHLTGQLGDVIKESAQIALTWVKTRAMDLKLAASEGINLLEGRDIHIHFPAGAVPKDGPSAGVTLVTALVSLFSQKRVRADTAMTGEMTLRGLVLPVGGAKDKILAAHRCGIKRVILPERNLKDLVEVPATVLGNLEILLAKRMEDVLEHAFEGGCPWRQHSKL; encoded by the exons ATGGCTCAGTCGGTGGAGCTCCCGAGTCGCCTCGCCATCCTTCCCTTCCGTAACAAGGTCCTCTTACCTGGCGCCATCATTCGAATTCGATGCACTTCACCCagcag TGTGAAATTGGTGGAGCAAGAGCTGTGGCAGCGGGAAGAGAAGGGATTAATTGGCATTCTTCCAGTTCGCGATACTGCCGAGACGACAACAGCAATAGGCCCTGTGGTATCTCAAG GTGTAGGAAGTGATTCTGGTGAAAGAAGCTCGAGAGTTCACGTTGGTGCATCTGATTCTCACAGCCTTGATGCcaaaaatcagcaggaaaataTTCATTGGCATAACAG GGGAGTTGCAGCTCGGGCTTTACATTTGTCAAGAGGAGTGGAGAAGCCAAGTGGGAGAGTCACATACATAGTCATCCTTGAAGGTTTGTGCAGATTCAGTGTTCAAGAACTTAGCACCAGAGGAACTTATTATACTGCACGGATTTCTCCTCTTGAAATGACCAAAGCTG AGATGGAGCAAGTGGAGCAAGATCCAGATTTCATGACATTGTCTCGTCAATTCAAAGCAGCTGCCACGGAGTTGATTTCTGTCCTTGAGCAg AAACAAAAAACAGGAGGAAAGACAAAAGTTCTTTTGGAGACAGTACCTGTTCACAAATTGGCAGATATCTTCGTTGCCAGCTTTGAGATAAGTTTTGAAGAGCAACTATCTATGTTGGATTCAGTTGACCTGAAAGTACGGCTTTCAAAAGCTACTGAATTAGTTGATAGTCATTTACAG TCAATACGCGTGGCAGAGAAGATAACACAGAAGGTTGAGGGACAGCTATCGAAATCACAGAAAGAATACCTTTTGCGTCAGCAG ATGAGAGCTATAAAAGAGGAGTTGGGTgacaatgatgatgatgaggatgacGTGGCTGCCTTGGAGAGGAAGATGCAAAGTGCAGGATTGCCTTCAAATATCTGGAAGCATGCACAGAGGGAGTTGAG aatgcttaaaaAGATGCAACCTCTGCAACCTGGATATAATAGTTCACGGGTTTACTTGGAGCTTCTCGCTGATCTGCCCTGGCAGAAGGCCAGTGAAGAACATGAGTTGGATCTGAAAGCTGCAAAACAACATCTTGATAGTGACCACTATGGTTTAGTCAAGGTCAAGCAACGGATTATTGAATATCTAGCTGTTCGCAAG CTCAAACCAGATGCAAGAGGTCCAGTGTTGTGCTTCGTTGGCCCACCAGGCGTAGGGAAAACATCTTTGGCTTCATCTATTGCTGCTGCTTTGGGCAGAAAATTTGTACGCATATCCCTTGGTGGTGTTAAGGATGAGGCTGATATTAGAGGGCACAGGAGAACATACATTGGTAGCATGCCAGGGCGTCTTATTGAGGGTTTAAag AGAGTAGCTGTTTGTAATCCAGTCATGCTGCTGGATGAGATTGACAAAACAGGGTCTGATGTGCGTGGGGATCCGGCTTCAGCTCTACTGGAGGTTCTTGAtccagaacaaaacaaaacattcaATGATCA CTATTTAAATGTTCCATTTGACCTTTCAAAGGTGGTTTTTGTGGCAACCGCAAATAGGCTGCAGCCTGTACCTCCACCACTCTTAGACAGGATGGAAGTCATTGAGTTGCCTGGGTATACACCTGAAGAAAAGCTTAAAATAGCCATGAGACATTTAATTCCAAGAGTTCTGGAACAGCATGGGTTGAGTTCTGATTTCCTTCAAATTCCAGAG GCCATGGTGAAACTTGTCATTCAGAGATATACCAGAGAGGCTGGTGTTAGAAATCTGGAAAGGAATTTGGCTGCCTTGGCTCGTGCAGCAGCTGTGAGAGTTGCGGAGCAGGAACAAACTGTCCCACTAAGCAAAGACGTGCACCAGCTTGCTTCACCACTGCTTGAAAACAGACTTGCTGAAGGAGGTGAAGTGGAGATGGAGATCATTCCAATGGCTGTAAATAATCATGAGATATCAAATGAATTTAGGATTGCGTCACCCTTGGTTGTGGATGAGGCTATCTTGGAAAAAGTACTTGGG CCTCCAAGGTTCGATGATAGAGAAGCAGCTGAACGGGTTTCAACTCCTGGGGTATCTGTTGGGCTTGTTTGGACTGCTTTTGGTGGAGAGGTCCAGTTTGTAGAGGCAACAGCTATGGTGGGAAAGGGTGAGATGCATCTCACAGGGCAACTTGGTGATGTTATAAAGGAATCGGCACAAATAGCATTAACATGG GTAAAAACCAGGGCAATGGATCTTAAATTAGCAGCTTCTGAGGGAATTAATCTCCTGGAGGGGCGGGACATTCATATACATTTTCCTGCTGGGGCTGTGCCCAAGGATGGACCCTCAGCGGGTGTGACTCTGGTAACAGCACTGGTTTCACTTTTCAGTCAGAAAAGAGTGAGAGCAGATACAGCAATGACTGGAGAGATGACTTTAAGGGGTCTTGTGCTACCTGTTGGTGGTGCCAAGGATAAG